In Candidatus Pelagibacter sp. HIMB1321, a single genomic region encodes these proteins:
- a CDS encoding phosphatidylserine decarboxylase: MFSKIFPKLHSEGYKFIVIAAVITIILYSLSSFLGLIGLVLTIWVYYFFRDPERVIIEDDNYLVSPADGEVIKVEEVDGPKELSLENKKFNKISIFMNVFDCHVNRTPCKGKIEEILYKPGKFLNASFDKASEDNERNYYKIKDVHGNDIIVVQIAGLIARRIVCESNKDQDLSQGERIGMIRFGSRADVYYENYQPLVKIGQRAISGETLLAKK, translated from the coding sequence ATGTTTAGCAAGATTTTTCCAAAATTACATTCTGAAGGATACAAGTTCATTGTTATTGCAGCGGTAATTACAATCATACTTTATAGTCTTAGTAGCTTCTTAGGATTAATTGGACTTGTTCTAACAATTTGGGTTTATTATTTTTTTAGAGATCCAGAAAGAGTGATCATTGAAGATGATAATTACCTAGTAAGCCCAGCTGATGGAGAGGTAATTAAAGTAGAGGAAGTTGATGGCCCTAAAGAATTAAGTTTAGAAAATAAAAAGTTCAATAAGATAAGTATATTTATGAATGTCTTTGACTGTCATGTGAACAGAACTCCATGCAAAGGAAAGATTGAAGAAATTTTATATAAACCAGGTAAATTTTTAAATGCTTCATTTGATAAAGCAAGTGAAGATAACGAGAGGAATTATTATAAAATTAAAGACGTTCATGGCAATGATATTATCGTAGTTCAAATAGCGGGTCTTATTGCAAGAAGAATTGTATGTGAATCTAATAAAGATCAAGACTTGTCTCAGGGTGAGAGAATAGGGATGATAAGATTTGGAAGTAGAGCTGACGTTTATTATGAAAATTACCAGCCGTTAGTTAAAATAGGACAGCGAGCTATTTCAGGAGAAACGCTTTTAGCAAAAAAATAA
- the pssA gene encoding CDP-diacylglycerol--serine O-phosphatidyltransferase yields the protein MQEQKNNFKIIADRKNARMLLPNMLTLFGVCIGLTSIRFALDGKFEYAIIAIIFAALIDGLDGRIARLIKGTSKVGKELDSLTDMISFGVAPAFIMYFWKLNELGKFGWLLSLVYVICVALRLARFNINSNQEPSWRDNFFEGVPSPAGGILVLTPLIYSLSGLSFFQINYNVIVPIFFITTSFLLISKFPSYSFKKIVIQRKATIFLLFGIVLFFGLLLIYTFNIIAISSLIYLTLLPISFFHYQKLKKQNQNEKIQDSDDDLEDVL from the coding sequence ATGCAAGAACAAAAAAATAACTTCAAAATTATAGCAGATAGAAAAAATGCAAGAATGTTATTGCCTAACATGCTTACACTTTTTGGAGTTTGTATAGGCTTAACTTCCATAAGATTTGCTTTAGATGGCAAATTTGAATATGCGATAATTGCAATAATATTTGCAGCATTGATTGACGGCTTGGATGGAAGAATTGCAAGATTGATAAAAGGAACTTCTAAAGTTGGTAAAGAACTAGATTCATTAACAGATATGATTAGCTTTGGTGTTGCACCGGCTTTTATAATGTACTTTTGGAAATTAAATGAACTAGGAAAGTTTGGTTGGCTGTTGTCTTTGGTTTACGTGATTTGTGTTGCGTTAAGACTTGCTAGATTTAATATAAACTCAAATCAAGAACCCTCTTGGAGAGACAATTTTTTTGAAGGAGTACCTTCACCAGCTGGAGGGATATTAGTTTTAACTCCTTTGATTTATAGCCTAAGTGGCTTAAGTTTTTTTCAAATTAATTATAACGTTATTGTTCCAATTTTTTTTATAACAACTTCTTTTTTATTGATCAGTAAATTTCCATCTTATTCTTTCAAGAAAATTGTAATTCAAAGAAAAGCCACTATTTTTCTATTATTTGGAATTGTTTTGTTTTTTGGCTTATTATTGATTTACACTTTCAATATCATTGCTATTAGTTCATTAATTTATTTAACTTTATTACCAATTAGTTTTTTCCATTATCAAAAACTAAAAAAACAAAATCAAAATGAAAAAATTCAAGATAGTGATGATGATCTTGAAGATGTTCTTTAA
- a CDS encoding glycosyltransferase, producing MKKNVIVSLADANYYPLLDELIDSIKQFKESENVAICILDAGLEDKQKEALLDKVDEIKPAEWDIEVPGYKVKDKEWLKSQVSRAFLPKYFPNYEKYLWIDCDAWVNDWQSVELYFKACDNGKLGITQTIGPGYKITSKVSWLFGKLAIIKSQNFKHAVKSKIGYSKARKLAFAPHINIGVFSLEVNSPGWSSWQNNLFQTLKAGNIFGSEGLAINMSVYIDELKTEFLPLNCNWITSNLLPKFDENANTFVEPFLPNYKIGIMHLAAGIWKDGKDMRTNKDIKIKIENLEGGFVEKSLRFSK from the coding sequence ATGAAAAAAAATGTAATTGTTTCATTAGCAGATGCTAATTATTATCCTCTGTTAGACGAGCTTATTGATTCAATTAAACAATTTAAAGAAAGTGAAAATGTTGCAATTTGTATTTTAGATGCTGGATTAGAAGATAAACAAAAAGAAGCTCTACTTGATAAAGTAGATGAAATTAAACCAGCTGAATGGGATATTGAAGTTCCGGGTTATAAAGTAAAAGATAAAGAGTGGTTAAAAAGTCAAGTGTCTAGAGCTTTTTTGCCAAAATATTTTCCTAACTATGAAAAATACCTATGGATTGATTGTGATGCTTGGGTAAATGATTGGCAATCAGTTGAATTATATTTTAAAGCTTGTGATAATGGTAAGCTTGGAATTACTCAAACTATAGGACCTGGCTATAAAATTACATCTAAAGTTAGTTGGTTATTTGGTAAGCTTGCAATAATAAAATCTCAAAATTTCAAACATGCTGTTAAATCAAAAATTGGATACTCAAAAGCTCGTAAACTTGCTTTTGCTCCACATATTAATATTGGTGTTTTTTCACTTGAAGTTAACTCACCGGGTTGGTCTTCTTGGCAAAACAATTTATTTCAGACATTAAAAGCTGGAAATATTTTTGGCTCTGAAGGTCTTGCTATCAATATGTCAGTTTATATTGATGAATTAAAAACTGAATTTTTACCACTTAACTGTAATTGGATAACAAGTAACTTGCTCCCAAAATTTGATGAAAACGCAAATACTTTTGTTGAACCTTTTTTACCAAATTATAAAATAGGAATTATGCATCTTGCAGCAGGAATTTGGAAAGATGGAAAAGATATGAGAACAAACAAAGATATCAAAATTAAGATAGAAAATCTTGAGGGTGGATTTGTAGAAAAAAGTTTGAGATTTAGTAAATAA
- a CDS encoding RlmE family RNA methyltransferase, with the protein MKKNKISKNWVNKQRRDIYVRQSKVDGYRARSAYKLIEIDEKFKIFKGGLTVIDIGAAPGSWTQYASKAVRNGKIISIDLKEMEPIENTLQIKGDFTEDQTQKKIKELLTDKSDIVMSDMAVNTTGIKNIDSIQTGELCKEAMIFSQDIISNSGFFISKIFMGGSFNEIVQLGKKIFKEVKVFKPKSSRKDSKESFIICKNLR; encoded by the coding sequence TTGAAAAAAAATAAAATTTCAAAAAATTGGGTAAACAAGCAAAGAAGAGATATATATGTTCGTCAATCTAAAGTTGATGGGTATAGAGCAAGATCAGCATACAAACTAATTGAAATTGACGAAAAGTTTAAAATTTTTAAAGGTGGATTAACAGTTATTGATATTGGTGCTGCCCCAGGAAGTTGGACACAATATGCTTCTAAAGCTGTCAGAAATGGTAAGATTATATCAATTGATCTTAAAGAGATGGAACCAATTGAAAATACGCTTCAAATAAAAGGTGATTTTACTGAAGATCAAACTCAAAAGAAGATAAAAGAATTATTAACTGATAAATCAGACATAGTAATGTCTGACATGGCTGTAAATACAACAGGTATTAAAAATATAGATTCAATACAAACAGGAGAATTATGCAAAGAAGCTATGATTTTTTCTCAAGATATCATTTCAAATAGTGGGTTTTTCATATCAAAAATATTCATGGGTGGTTCGTTTAATGAAATTGTTCAACTTGGAAAAAAGATTTTTAAAGAGGTAAAAGTATTTAAACCGAAATCTAGCAGAAAAGATTCAAAAGAAAGCTTTATAATTTGCAAAAATCTTAGATAG
- the guaB gene encoding IMP dehydrogenase, protein MDPIKEALTFDDVTLAPKYSEILPSEVDTSIELTENLKLKIPLLSSAMDTVTESKMAIAIAKAGGIGVIHRNLDVKKQITEIKKVKQKRLLVGAAVGAGPNELSRAKGILKEGVDLIVVDTAHGHTKKVSEIVKLIKKIKTKKTALCAGNIATPEAAKYLLNLGVDIIKVGIGPGSICTTRLVAGIGVPQLSAILSVRNGIKNKNVKIIADGGIKYSGDLAKAFAAGADAVMIGSLFAGTDEAPGKLIKRNGKYFKSFRGMGSVGAMNKGSADRYFQSKQKDMSKYVPEGVEGFAKYKGDVGSIIFKLIGGLRSSMGYLGSRQIKYLRNKPKFVKITKAGFYESMVHNVDIIKSDAKY, encoded by the coding sequence ATGGATCCTATTAAAGAAGCTCTAACCTTTGATGACGTTACATTAGCTCCAAAGTATTCTGAAATCTTACCGTCTGAAGTTGACACAAGTATTGAGTTAACTGAAAATCTGAAATTAAAAATTCCACTGTTATCATCTGCAATGGATACGGTAACTGAAAGCAAAATGGCAATTGCGATAGCTAAAGCTGGTGGCATTGGAGTTATTCACAGAAATCTAGATGTAAAAAAACAAATTACTGAAATTAAAAAAGTTAAACAAAAAAGATTGCTAGTTGGTGCAGCAGTTGGTGCGGGTCCAAATGAACTTAGTCGAGCTAAAGGAATTCTTAAAGAGGGAGTAGATTTAATAGTTGTAGATACAGCGCATGGTCACACTAAAAAAGTTTCTGAAATTGTTAAATTAATTAAAAAAATTAAGACTAAAAAAACAGCGCTATGTGCAGGAAATATTGCAACACCAGAGGCCGCAAAATACTTATTAAATCTAGGTGTTGATATAATTAAAGTTGGTATTGGTCCTGGCTCAATTTGTACAACAAGATTAGTTGCTGGAATAGGTGTTCCACAATTAAGTGCAATACTTTCTGTTAGAAATGGAATTAAAAATAAAAATGTTAAAATCATTGCTGATGGAGGAATTAAATATTCTGGAGATTTAGCCAAAGCTTTTGCAGCAGGTGCGGATGCAGTTATGATTGGTTCATTGTTTGCAGGTACAGATGAAGCTCCTGGAAAATTAATTAAAAGGAATGGTAAATATTTTAAAAGTTTTAGAGGCATGGGCTCAGTTGGAGCAATGAACAAAGGCTCTGCTGATAGATATTTTCAATCAAAACAAAAAGATATGTCCAAATATGTACCTGAGGGTGTTGAAGGGTTTGCAAAATACAAAGGTGATGTTGGAAGTATTATTTTTAAATTAATTGGTGGTTTAAGATCTTCAATGGGTTATCTTGGATCTAGACAGATTAAATATTTAAGAAATAAACCTAAATTTGTGAAAATTACTAAAGCTGGTTTTTATGAAAGTATGGTTCATAATGTAGATATAATAAAAAGTGACGCAAAATATTAA
- a CDS encoding tetratricopeptide repeat protein encodes MIKFYKIFLSLFFLINLTNISIAKEEFFNEGVKLFEAKKFDDAKFLFERSIVFKPKHADSYLYLAKIYKEQEDLKKEEKNLETTLLIDPTNEEAILLMMEMGIERTNYSKVKELSERFTKVCKNLCDKNGKILQDLKNLEPKNES; translated from the coding sequence ATGATTAAATTTTATAAAATATTTTTATCTTTATTTTTTTTAATAAATTTAACAAATATCAGTATAGCTAAAGAAGAATTTTTCAATGAAGGTGTAAAATTATTTGAAGCAAAAAAATTTGATGATGCAAAATTTCTTTTTGAGAGAAGCATTGTATTTAAACCTAAACATGCCGACTCTTATCTATATCTTGCAAAAATATATAAAGAACAAGAAGATTTAAAAAAAGAAGAAAAAAATTTAGAAACCACATTGTTAATTGATCCTACTAACGAAGAAGCAATATTACTGATGATGGAAATGGGAATTGAAAGAACTAATTATTCAAAAGTAAAAGAATTATCTGAAAGATTTACAAAGGTTTGTAAAAATTTATGTGATAAAAATGGAAAAATTTTACAGGACTTAAAGAATTTAGAACCGAAAAATGAGTCTTGA
- the guaA gene encoding glutamine-hydrolyzing GMP synthase, producing MSLDLNLNKILIIDFGSQFTQLIVRRIRELGVYSELVSHKKIKSTQIKSNTKGIILSGGPLNVDELNNNLFDKRILRLGIPTLGICFGHQILSKFNGGKVKQSKHREFGLANIYKRNSSLLIDNFFNKKSKKVWMSHADQVYKLPKTFKVIASSENSKYAIVESKVEKFFGVQFHPEVTHSENGKKIFSNFISKICKIKKNWSPKDQKIKLIKEVRQQVGHNKVICALSGGVDSSVVAQLLNKAIGKKLYCIFVNTGLLRKNEETQVVQTFKKRLKINLIYVNAEKEFLSKLKNVTDPEKKRKIIGNLFIKIFERYSKKIKDVKYLAQGTLYPDLIESKSVTGSQTSKIKSHHNVGGLPKRMKLKLVEPLKFLFKDEVRKLGLELNLNREIISRHPFPGPGLAIRMPGLITPEKIKILKEADYYFISALKEKGLYDKIWQAYAALLPVKTVGVMGDNRTYEYLCLLRAITSEDGMTADYFDFKKSFLQYVSNKIVNSIRGINRVVYDVTSKPPSTIELE from the coding sequence ATGAGTCTTGATTTAAATTTGAACAAAATCTTAATAATTGATTTTGGCTCACAATTTACTCAATTAATTGTAAGAAGAATAAGAGAGCTTGGTGTTTATTCAGAATTAGTTAGTCATAAAAAAATCAAAAGCACTCAAATTAAATCCAATACAAAAGGCATAATCTTGTCTGGAGGTCCCTTAAACGTTGACGAATTGAATAATAACTTATTTGACAAAAGAATACTAAGATTAGGTATCCCAACTCTCGGCATCTGTTTTGGTCATCAAATTTTATCAAAATTCAACGGAGGAAAGGTTAAGCAGTCTAAACATAGAGAGTTTGGCTTAGCTAATATTTATAAAAGAAATAGTAGCTTATTAATTGATAACTTTTTCAATAAAAAATCTAAAAAAGTTTGGATGAGTCATGCAGATCAAGTTTATAAACTGCCAAAAACTTTTAAAGTTATTGCTTCAAGTGAAAATTCAAAATATGCAATTGTAGAAAGTAAAGTAGAGAAATTCTTTGGTGTTCAATTTCATCCAGAAGTAACCCATTCTGAAAATGGAAAAAAAATTTTTAGTAATTTTATTTCTAAAATCTGTAAAATTAAAAAAAATTGGTCTCCTAAAGATCAAAAAATTAAACTAATAAAAGAAGTTAGACAACAAGTTGGTCATAATAAAGTAATTTGTGCTTTATCTGGTGGTGTAGATAGTAGTGTTGTAGCTCAACTTTTAAATAAAGCTATTGGCAAAAAATTATACTGCATATTTGTTAATACAGGTTTATTGAGAAAAAATGAAGAAACTCAGGTTGTTCAAACATTTAAAAAAAGATTAAAAATTAATTTAATTTATGTAAATGCTGAAAAAGAATTTTTAAGTAAATTAAAAAATGTAACAGACCCAGAAAAGAAAAGAAAAATTATTGGTAATTTATTTATTAAAATATTTGAGCGTTATTCTAAAAAAATTAAAGATGTAAAATACCTTGCACAAGGAACTCTCTATCCAGATTTAATTGAAAGTAAATCGGTTACAGGTAGTCAAACCTCTAAAATAAAATCTCATCATAATGTTGGTGGTTTACCTAAAAGAATGAAATTAAAACTTGTTGAGCCCTTAAAGTTCTTGTTTAAAGATGAAGTAAGAAAACTTGGTTTAGAATTAAATTTAAATAGAGAAATTATATCTAGACATCCATTTCCTGGTCCTGGTCTTGCTATTCGAATGCCAGGACTGATAACACCTGAAAAAATAAAAATTCTTAAAGAAGCAGACTATTATTTTATAAGCGCACTAAAAGAAAAAGGTTTATATGATAAAATTTGGCAAGCTTATGCAGCCTTACTACCCGTTAAAACTGTTGGTGTTATGGGAGATAATAGAACTTATGAGTATTTATGTTTGTTAAGAGCAATCACTTCAGAAGATGGTATGACTGCTGATTATTTTGATTTTAAAAAGTCATTTTTACAATATGTTTCAAACAAAATTGTAAATAGCATCAGAGGTATAAATAGAGTTGTTTATGATGTTACTTCAAAACCACCAAGCACTATTGAACTAGAGTAG
- a CDS encoding VOC family protein has translation MKYLHTMIRISNIDESLRFFCEGLGLKELKRIENEGGRFTLIFLSAPGDETAQIELTYNWDGDDLGDGSRNFGHLAYKVKNIYETCQRLIDMGYTINRPPRDGHMAFVRSPDKISIEILQEGNLEPKEPWVSMKNEGIW, from the coding sequence ATGAAATATCTACACACAATGATCCGTATTTCTAATATTGATGAATCCTTAAGATTTTTTTGTGAGGGGTTAGGTTTAAAAGAACTCAAAAGAATTGAAAATGAAGGTGGAAGATTTACTCTAATATTTTTATCTGCACCCGGTGATGAAACTGCACAAATAGAATTGACTTACAATTGGGATGGTGATGATTTGGGTGATGGTTCAAGAAATTTTGGACATTTAGCCTATAAGGTAAAAAATATTTATGAAACATGTCAAAGACTAATAGATATGGGCTATACCATAAATAGACCACCTAGAGATGGTCACATGGCATTTGTTAGATCACCTGACAAAATTTCAATTGAAATATTGCAAGAAGGTAATCTTGAACCAAAAGAACCTTGGGTCTCAATGAAAAATGAGGGAATTTGGTAA
- the panB gene encoding 3-methyl-2-oxobutanoate hydroxymethyltransferase — MLNPKIENLIKKKSKSKIVCLTAYSKNIAKNIDPYTDLILVGDSLGSVLYEFNTTRLVTLDMMINHSKSVKQGITKSLMVVDMPYQTYRNKSEALKNAKKIAKDTKCDAVKLEGGTKIIPIIKYLIQNNINVMGHIGILPQSVKGKFKVKGKNLREQNQLMKDAKALEQVGVFSIVLEGVKSAVAKKITSNIKIPTIGIGASNDCDGQVLVTDDLLGLTNSNIKFVKRYADLGKSIQSAVKSFRKEVIAKKFPSKKYSY; from the coding sequence ATGCTTAATCCTAAAATTGAAAATCTTATTAAGAAAAAATCTAAATCAAAGATTGTTTGTCTTACAGCTTATTCAAAAAACATTGCTAAGAATATTGATCCTTATACTGACTTAATTTTAGTAGGAGACTCATTAGGGTCTGTTTTGTATGAGTTTAATACAACAAGGTTAGTCACACTTGATATGATGATCAATCATTCAAAAAGTGTAAAACAAGGGATTACAAAAAGTTTAATGGTCGTTGATATGCCGTATCAGACTTATAGAAATAAATCTGAAGCTTTAAAGAATGCTAAAAAAATAGCTAAGGACACAAAATGTGATGCGGTCAAATTAGAGGGTGGTACTAAAATTATACCAATAATAAAATATTTAATCCAAAATAATATTAATGTGATGGGTCATATAGGAATTTTACCTCAATCAGTAAAAGGGAAGTTTAAAGTTAAAGGAAAAAATTTGAGAGAGCAAAATCAACTTATGAAAGATGCAAAAGCTCTTGAGCAAGTAGGTGTTTTTTCAATAGTTCTTGAGGGTGTTAAAAGTGCTGTAGCAAAGAAAATCACATCAAATATTAAAATCCCCACAATTGGTATAGGAGCTTCTAATGATTGCGATGGTCAAGTTCTTGTAACAGATGATCTTTTGGGATTAACTAATTCAAATATCAAATTTGTAAAAAGATATGCTGATCTTGGAAAATCAATACAGTCAGCAGTAAAAAGTTTTAGAAAAGAAGTAATCGCTAAAAAATTTCCTAGTAAAAAATATTCTTACTAA
- a CDS encoding YjbE family putative metal transport protein (Members of this highly hydrophobic protein family,regularly are found preceded by the yybP-ykoY manganese riboswitch (see RF00080). A metal cation transport function is proposed.), translating to MSADNAIIIGMIAANFAPKHRYQIIMWGLLGALVFRIVFAVFASYLFGFAYIKIFGGLLLVWIVNDLRRDLFETKKIKSPTKVSKEPSYIQGVYKVLFADLTLSFDNVIAVAGAAKNNINLLMFGLFLSVVLVGTLARFFAKQIQNYKWIGYLGLIAILVVALQLIIGGLDDLDIISINESFKKFF from the coding sequence ATGTCTGCCGATAACGCAATCATTATTGGAATGATTGCTGCAAATTTTGCACCAAAACACAGATATCAAATTATTATGTGGGGACTTTTGGGTGCATTGGTTTTTAGGATCGTTTTTGCAGTTTTCGCATCTTATTTATTTGGATTTGCTTATATAAAGATATTTGGTGGCTTGCTTTTAGTTTGGATTGTTAATGATTTAAGAAGAGATTTATTTGAAACAAAAAAAATTAAATCTCCAACAAAAGTATCTAAAGAACCATCTTATATTCAAGGAGTGTATAAAGTTCTATTTGCTGATTTAACACTTAGTTTTGATAATGTAATAGCTGTAGCAGGTGCTGCAAAAAATAATATTAATCTTTTAATGTTCGGATTATTTCTATCTGTCGTATTAGTTGGAACGTTAGCAAGATTTTTTGCTAAACAAATTCAAAATTATAAATGGATAGGTTATCTTGGTTTAATTGCAATTTTAGTTGTGGCATTACAGCTAATAATTGGTGGACTAGATGATCTAGACATCATCTCAATTAATGAGAGCTTTAAAAAGTTTTTTTAG
- a CDS encoding tetratricopeptide repeat protein, which translates to MKKILIIIIFILLNFNAYSAGSSSNDSSNSSTTIKKSNYEQAVSYVNKAKKFEEVGKQKKAEKQYRKAQKLLIKSNEKKPNNADTLNYLGFTTRKLGDYNLGEEYYLQGLAIEPKHNGINEYLGELYVVTNRMDLAKERLDVLKNCNCEEFQELKEIIEGTKKSKY; encoded by the coding sequence ATGAAAAAAATTCTTATTATTATTATTTTTATATTGCTAAACTTCAATGCATATAGTGCTGGTAGTTCTTCTAACGATAGCTCAAATAGTTCAACTACAATTAAAAAATCTAATTATGAACAAGCAGTTTCTTACGTTAATAAAGCTAAGAAATTTGAAGAAGTTGGGAAACAAAAAAAGGCTGAAAAACAATACAGAAAAGCTCAAAAACTTCTGATAAAATCTAATGAAAAAAAACCTAATAATGCTGATACATTAAATTATTTAGGATTTACAACTAGAAAGCTTGGTGATTACAATTTAGGTGAAGAATATTATCTGCAAGGATTAGCTATTGAACCAAAACATAATGGCATAAACGAATATTTAGGAGAGCTTTACGTTGTGACTAATAGGATGGATCTTGCAAAAGAAAGATTAGATGTTTTAAAAAATTGTAATTGTGAGGAATTTCAAGAACTTAAAGAAATTATCGAAGGCACAAAAAAATCTAAATACTAA
- a CDS encoding 5-oxoprolinase subunit PxpA, translating into MEININCDLGEKSKHHSNKYDPDLLEIVNSANVACGYHAGDEQTMNEVIQISKKNGVSIGAHPSFNDPENFGRSRINLSEGEIKKLIIDQYEILQKIASDHDENVTHIKPHGALNNMACEDINLANILAKTIYSINKDLIYLVPTGSKMEIAAKKLNMKIACEIFADRSYEDDGNLVSRKKPHALITDPEEAKKHVLTMVQNQALNCYSGKKIPCEIDSVCIHGDNISSLATARSIKENLKENGLVLKSLSSMSKFN; encoded by the coding sequence ATGGAAATTAATATAAATTGCGATCTCGGTGAAAAATCAAAACATCATTCAAATAAATATGATCCAGATTTACTAGAAATTGTAAATTCAGCAAATGTAGCTTGCGGTTATCATGCTGGTGATGAACAAACAATGAATGAAGTAATTCAAATTTCAAAAAAAAATGGTGTAAGTATAGGAGCTCACCCATCTTTCAATGATCCGGAAAACTTTGGAAGATCCAGAATAAATTTATCAGAAGGGGAAATTAAAAAATTAATTATTGATCAGTATGAAATACTTCAAAAAATTGCGTCAGATCATGATGAAAATGTGACTCATATCAAACCACATGGGGCATTGAATAATATGGCTTGTGAGGATATTAATTTAGCAAACATACTTGCAAAAACTATTTACTCAATAAATAAAGATTTAATATATTTAGTGCCAACAGGTTCAAAAATGGAAATTGCAGCTAAAAAGTTGAATATGAAAATAGCGTGTGAAATTTTCGCTGATCGTAGTTATGAAGATGATGGAAACTTAGTTTCTAGAAAAAAGCCTCACGCATTAATTACAGATCCAGAAGAAGCTAAAAAACATGTTCTAACTATGGTTCAAAATCAAGCATTGAATTGTTATAGTGGAAAAAAAATACCTTGTGAGATCGACTCTGTTTGTATTCATGGAGATAATATAAGTTCTTTAGCAACAGCAAGATCTATAAAAGAAAATTTAAAAGAAAATGGTCTTGTTTTAAAGTCATTAAGTAGTATGAGTAAATTTAATTAA
- a CDS encoding 5-oxoprolinase subunit B family protein, which translates to MIKNITYLGDAALYCDFGSEISKQVNQNVIKYFYELNKKIESKEIEGILNLTPSYNKLIIGIDLEKTNYKTIKEKVLDLKVSNLINQNTKKIEIPICTEEGVSLDFQRLESITKKNKNEILKSFFNKDYYCYMTGFIAGMPFLGDLDISIQCNRLGTPRLSVPKGAVGITEQFANIYTFPSPGGWNIIGQTPLKIFDKENKKSPNFINPGDTIVFYQISKNEFENWK; encoded by the coding sequence ATGATTAAAAATATAACATACTTAGGTGACGCTGCTTTATATTGTGATTTTGGTTCTGAAATTAGCAAACAGGTAAATCAAAATGTTATAAAATATTTTTATGAGTTGAATAAAAAAATTGAATCAAAAGAAATAGAAGGAATTTTAAATTTAACCCCATCATACAATAAGTTGATTATTGGAATTGATCTTGAGAAGACTAATTATAAAACTATTAAAGAAAAAGTATTAGATCTAAAAGTTTCAAATTTAATTAATCAGAATACGAAAAAAATTGAAATTCCAATATGTACTGAAGAAGGAGTAAGTTTAGATTTTCAGAGATTAGAAAGCATTACAAAAAAAAATAAAAATGAAATTTTAAAATCTTTTTTTAATAAAGATTATTATTGTTATATGACTGGATTTATAGCAGGTATGCCATTTTTAGGAGATTTAGATATCTCTATACAGTGCAATAGGTTGGGAACACCAAGATTAAGCGTTCCAAAAGGAGCAGTGGGTATTACTGAGCAATTTGCAAATATTTATACATTTCCAAGCCCAGGGGGTTGGAATATTATTGGTCAAACACCACTAAAAATATTTGATAAAGAGAATAAAAAAAGTCCAAATTTTATAAACCCTGGTGACACTATTGTATTTTACCAAATATCTAAAAATGAATTTGAAAATTGGAAATAA